The nucleotide sequence CATTTGAAGGTTTGAATAATTTAACTACTCTAATTTTACAAGGTAACCTATTGTTAGACTTTTCAGAGGTGATGATTTGTGTCAACAGACTTACAAAACTAACACACCTCTCCATTGGTCAAAATAACCTGCATGGAGATATCCCATCTTTTATATTTCCTACTCTTGATTCTCTTACAAGTTTACGTCTGTATAGCAATAAATTTACTACAGTTCATCAAGACAGTTTCACACTTTTGTCAAAACTAGAACTTTTGGACTTGTCTAGAAACTTATTGTATGTACTTCATCCAGACAGTTTCACATCCTTAACAAAACTAGAATTCTTATATTTGTCTCACAATGTAATTTACCAGCCACCTCATGCAGTATTTTCACATCTGATTTCTCTTAAAGTACTTCATTTAGAAGGTAATCACCTTGGCAGTAAAAACTTTATACCTGATTATCATAGTTTCATGAATTTAACAAAGCTAACAGTATTATGGTTAACATTCCCATTTACTAACATTGATTTCCTATATTTGGAGGACATGCCATCTCTTCAAGAACTTCACATCAATAGTAATGTTCCCTACTTTGTCACTGGGCGTGATGGTGTATTACCAATCAAGTCCATCAGTAGTTTCAATACGTTGCAaagtgcaaacctgtccaaactaaAAATTCTCCACATTGAATACAGTTATCTTGACCCCATAGATACAGAATTACTTCCTTTCAATTCTGTGAAAAAACTTAGGTTACATAAATTTAGTTTAGGTTACAGTGCTACTCAACAGGATATGAAAAAGTTGTTAGAATTATTCCCAAATGTGGAAACTCTGTCAGTTAGTGAGTTTGAGGCCTCAGCAGATCTTAATTTCCTACCTGACACACTACAGTACTTGAATTTATTGGAGATATTTGACAATCAAATATCACAAATGAACACTGACATTCTCAAATCCTATCCACAGCTCAGAGTCCTTGATGTAAGTCACAGTGCATTTGATTGTTCACGGTGTCATGCAAAGGACTTTGTTGACTGGATGGAAAAAGATAAAACTATTGAATTATTGGGACGTGGTAATTATGTATGCGTTACCCCTTCAGACAAATCTGGAACACTACTTTTCAACTTGACTTTTGGTTTAGAATGTAATTTAGCCTTTATGGTGTCcatgccaatcacatgtttTCTTGTTACTGTGTTTTTAACTGTCACTCTTTGTATCCGTTTCCATTGGCATATACGTTACTTGATTTTCATGATCAAACTGAAACGTGGTGGCTACCAGCTTCAAGTCAATGATGATGAGGACCAGCCACTCAATAAGAAATATGATGCATTTGTTGTCTACAatcaacatgacagaccttGGGTTATGCAACAATTAGTTCAGAATTTAGAAAATATTGatccaccaaatttcaaactttgtatTCATGATCGTGACTTCATCGGTGGAactgacatttttgacaacattcTTGACAGCATAGAGAATAGTCACAAAACTATGTTGATATTGTCACCTCACTTTGCAGaaagtgagtggtgttattttgagatgagaatGGCTCAAGATCATTTATTTACAGAAAAGAGAGATGTCatattattagtgttattacaggAAATCCCTGATAATGTAATGCCGAGAGTTTTAcgtaaaatattaaaaacaaagaGTTGTATAAAATGGACTGATAATGAAGTTGGCAGAAGGCTATTCTGGaagaaattgaaatttgaactaGAGTCTGGCAATAGAGTAAACAGAGTGGCTaatatctaatatatatatatatacctggtagtttatagtaatattttacaacataaactggtatatatatacctgGTAGTTAATTCATAGTAATATTTTACAACATACATATGACACTTTTTTATGACTTCATTAATGTTCTGATACTTGTACAACTTTATGCCTTTATATTGATGACTAGTAAATAAACCACCTAAATCTTTACATAATATAATCTATGTTGTAATTTTTGAATTGAATGCTACACTACTTACTGAATgctatgtgtgtgttttaatgaaTTCAACAGAAAGTACACTGTATTTCACTAACACAAGGTAATACTGGTAGAATCGACTTGACTCATTCTAGTACATTAAACAACTCAGATTGAACTAAGAATGGCATGAGTAGTTGTATTATCAAACCTGAACTAGGGAACAAAAAAGaagccatcttgaatggtgcacTGTGGGAATTATGGTAGGATTTCATTGATAAACATGAATCAATCACTGCTGCAAATAACCTAACtgtggttacccagaccctccAAGGATGGGGAAGCTCTCCTTCACTACATTGGGTAACACACCCAGCAGCTCTATGTATCTGAGAGAAGGTATTACTGCAACTACAAAGAACGCAACAGTTCTTCATATCAGCGAGCCTATTGAGTGTGGATTGCAAGTTGAATATTGAATGAAGAAATGGCTCAAGgcaaatactaaatatttgtatcatgtacttacatctggtattggactaagtaatggcttgaggtaaatatttatatcatgtacttacatctggtattggactaagtaatggcttgaggtaaatatttgtatcatgtacttacatctggtattggactaagtaatggcttgaggtaaatatttgtatcatgtacttacatctggtattggactaaggaatggcttgaggtaaatatttgtatcatgtacttacatctggtattggactaagtaatggcttgaggtaaatatctgtatcatgtacttacatctggtattggactaagtaatggcttgaggtaaatatttgtatcatgtacttacatctggtattggactaaggaatggcttgaggtaaatatttgtatcatgtacttacatctggtattggactaagtaatggcttgaggtaaatatttatatcatgtacttacatctggtattggactaaggaatggcttgaggtaaatatttgtatcatgtacttacatctggtattggactaagtaatggcttgaggtaaatatttatatcatgtacttacatctggtattggactaagtaatggcttgaggtaaatatttgtatcatgtacttacatctggtattggactaagtaatggcttgaggtaaatatttgtatcatgtacttacatctggtattggactaaggaatggcttgaggtaaatatttgtatcatgtacttacatctggtattggactaagtaatggcttgaggtaaatatctgtatcatgtacttacatctggtattggactaagtaatggcttgaggtaaatatttgtatcatgtacttacatctggtattggactaagtaatggcttgaggtaaatatttgtgtcatgtacttacatctggtattggactaaggaatggcttgaggtaaatatttgtatcatgtacttacatctggtattggactaagtaatggcttgaggtaaatatttgtatcatgtacttacatctggtattggactaagtaatggcttgaggtaaatatttgtatcatgtacttacatctggtattggactaagtaatggcttgaggtaaatatttgtgtcatgtacttacatctggtattggactaaggaatggcttgaggtaaatatttgtatcatgtacttacatctggtattggactaagtaatggcttgaggtaaatatttgtatcatgtacttacatctggtattggactaaggaatggcttgaggtaaatatttgtatcatgtacttacatctggtattggactaagtaatggcttgaggtaaatatttatatcatgtacttacatctggtattggactaaggaatggcttgaggtaaatatttgtatcatgtacttacatctggtattggactaagtaatggcttgaggtaaatatttatatcatgtacttacatctggtattggactCAGGaatggcttgaggtaaatatttgtatcatgtacttacatctggtattggagtaagtaatggcttgaggtaaatatttgtatcatgtacttacatctggtattggactaagtaatggcttgaggtaaatatttatatcatgtacttacatctggtattggactaagtaatggcttgaggtaaatatttgtatcatgtacttacatctggtattggactaagtaatggcttgaggtaaatatttatatcatgtacttacatctggtattggagtaagtaatggcttgaggtaaatatttgtatcatgtacttacatctggtattggagtaagtaatggcttgaggtaaatatttgtatcatgtacttacatctggtattggagtaagtaatggcttgaggtaaatatttgtatcatgtacttacatctggtattggactaaggaatggcttgaggtaaatatttgtatcatgtacttacatctggtattggactaagtaatggcttgaggtaaatatttgtatcatgtacttacatctggtattggactaagtaatggcttgaggtaaatatttgtatcatgtacttacatctggtattggactaaggaatggcttgaggtaaatatttgtatcatgtacttacatctggtattggactaagtaatggcttgaggtaaatatctgtatcatgtacttacatctggtattggactaagtaatggcttgaggtaaatatttgtatcatgtacttacatctggtattggactaagtaatggcttgaggtaaatatttgtgtcatgtacttacatctggtattggactaaggaatggcttgaggtaaatatttgtatcatgtacttacatctggtattggactaagtaatggcttgaggtaaatatttgtatcatgtacttacatctggtattggactaagtaatggcttgaggtaaatatttgtatcatgtacttacatctggtattggactaagtaatggcttgaggtaaatatttgtgtcatgtacttacatctggtattggactaaggaatggcttgaggtaaatatttgtatcatgtacttacatctggtattggactaagtaatggcttgaggtaaatatttgtatcatgtacttacatctggtattggactaaggaatggcttgaggtaaatatttgtatcatgtacttacatctggtattggactaagtaatggcttgaggtaaatatttatatcatgtacttacatctggtattggactaaggaatggcttgaggtaaatatttgtatcatgtacttacatctggtattggactaagtaatggcttgaggtaaatatttatatcatgtacttacatctggtattggactCAGGaatggcttgaggtaaatatttgtatcatgtacttacatctggtattggagtaagtaatggcttgaggtaaatatttgtatcatgtacttacatctggtattggactaagtaatggcttgaggtaaatatttatatcatgtacttacatctggtattggactaagtaatggcttgaggtaaatatttgtatcatgtacttacatctggtattggactaagtaatggcttgaggtaaatatttatatcatgtacttacatctggtattggagtaagtaatggcttgaggtaaatatttgtatcatgtacttacatctggtattggagtaagtaatggcttgaggtaaatatttgtatcatgtacttacatctggtattggagtaagtaatggcttgaggtaaatatttgtatcatgtacttacatctggtattggactaagtaatggcttgaggtaaatatttgtatcatgtacttacatctggtattggactaaggaatggcttgaggtaaatatttgtatcatgtacttacatctggtattggactaagtaatggcttgaggtaaatatttatatcatgtacttacatctggtattggagtaagtaatggcttgaggtaaatatttgtatcatgtacttacatctggtattggagtaagtaatggcttgaggtaaatatttgtatcatgtacttacatctggtattggactCAGGaatggcttgaggtaaatatttgtatcatgtacttacatctggtattggactaaggaatggcttgaggtaaatatttgtatcatgtacttacacctggtattggactaagtaatggcttgaggtaaatatttgtatcgtgtacttacatctggtattggagtaagtaatggcttgaggtaaatatttatatcatgtacttacatctggtattggactaagtaatggcttgaggtaaatatttgtatcatgtacttacacctggtattggactaagtaatggcttgaggtaaatattt is from Glandiceps talaboti chromosome 1, keGlaTala1.1, whole genome shotgun sequence and encodes:
- the LOC144436541 gene encoding uncharacterized protein LOC144436541, whose amino-acid sequence is MTIQTVVVCVFIFLLVCQFSSPTVQPICKVYNTTSVDCEGRQLSDIPHNLPSFATTLDLSSNIITSIESDAFVRLYQLKTLKLFQNHITHIHSNAFRGLFALEHLHLERNEEINTIPGKLFSDLINLKTLDLSTNKIMKLSPSSFQGLYNLQRLKLNSNRMTDLPADIFKDLTKLELLDLENVKITCLGHSLYPLINIQTIYLHGNRLHYNCSHFNFKNLTKLTTLTLGFWITDIDSKKYNNAQDDFLHDTNKSETFGFSFDVLQDIPIVKLEWKKITSECMENTLHKLNASNIRILVLKDISKSITAITNTTLMGLQASLIEELNLSNNGLQTLPSNGFVWLQNLKTLVISYNDLKSIPSNAFEGLNNLTTLILQGNLLLDFSEVMICVNRLTKLTHLSIGQNNLHGDIPSFIFPTLDSLTSLRLYSNKFTTVHQDSFTLLSKLELLDLSRNLLYVLHPDSFTSLTKLEFLYLSHNVIYQPPHAVFSHLISLKVLHLEGNHLGSKNFIPDYHSFMNLTKLTVLWLTFPFTNIDFLYLEDMPSLQELHINSNVPYFVTGRDGVLPIKSISSFNTLQSANLSKLKILHIEYSYLDPIDTELLPFNSVKKLRLHKFSLGYSATQQDMKKLLELFPNVETLSVSEFEASADLNFLPDTLQYLNLLEIFDNQISQMNTDILKSYPQLRVLDVSHSAFDCSRCHAKDFVDWMEKDKTIELLGRGNYVCVTPSDKSGTLLFNLTFGLECNLAFMVSMPITCFLVTVFLTVTLCIRFHWHIRYLIFMIKLKRGGYQLQVNDDEDQPLNKKYDAFVVYNQHDRPWVMQQLVQNLENIDPPNFKLCIHDRDFIGGTDIFDNILDSIENSHKTMLILSPHFAESEWCYFEMRMAQDHLFTEKRDVILLVLLQEIPDNVMPRVLRKILKTKSCIKWTDNEVGRRLFWKKLKFELESGNRVNRVANI